Sequence from the Seonamhaeicola sp. ML3 genome:
TACCAAAACGTATCCTCGTCTCGTTTTTTGATAATGTTTACCGTTCCAAAAGTAGTAGCGTTTTCCGTTTAGGGTAACAATTTTGTATTGTCTTGGAGCTTTTTTTATTACAGTAACTTTAGTAGCAGCTCTGGGAGTTACATGCGTAGCACAAGATGATAAGTTCAATAATAAAATAGCTGAAATTAAAATAACA
This genomic interval carries:
- a CDS encoding DUF6515 family protein: MKTFVILISAILLLNLSSCATHVTPRAATKVTVIKKAPRQYKIVTLNGKRYYFWNGKHYQKTRRGYVLVRV